The Vanrija pseudolonga chromosome 1, complete sequence genomic sequence AtgtcgcggcggcaggcgcctGTCGAGCATGTCGGAGCGGAGTAGCGAGCAAGCGGAGGcaggacggcgacgtcggcgtcgtcgtaaATGGCAGGCGCCAGGCGTCGGAACGCACGCAGATCGCACATCGCACTTTGGATTTGTGCCGTTTGTGCTGCGTGCCGAGTGCGCCTCGGTCCGAGGGACGAtgtgcgcggcggctgcgatGTGCACGCCGTCGCACCGCTACCTGCCGTTTCACCTGCCCCGTCGCTCACTCCCTCCGTCATACTCCGTGACGTTCCGTGTTCTTGGCCCCGGTTCACAACTAACATCCCCAGCCCGCCCCACCGGCGTCTTCACCGCCCGCCGCATGCACACCTCGACCAAGGCTCTTGCCGGCAAGCACTCGACTGGCGTCCCCGACTTCTCGGCCTACAAGACGTCAAACGAGGGCGCCAACAAGAACGTCCAGTACTTCATGGTCGGCGCTCTTGGTGCCCTtgccgcctcgggcgccaAGTCGACCGTTGTCGACATTCTTTCCAACATGGCCGCTTCGGCTGACGttcttgccctcgccaagaTCGAGGTTGAGATGGGTGCTATTCctgagggtgagtggggcgcgagcgaggcgcggtagcgccgagccggcagCCACCAATCGAGCCGCGTGGCTGCCGAACCATACCCATCTGCAACCCACTAACACCCCCGCGCAGGCAAGAACCTCATTGTCAAGTGGCGTGGAAAGCCCATCTTCATCCGCCACCGTACCCCTGACGAGATTGAGGAGGCGCGCTCGGTCGACGTCAAGTCGCTCCGTGACcccgagacggacgagcaGCGTACCCAGCGTCCCGAGTGGCTCGTCATGGTCGGCGTCTGCACCCACCTGGGTTGTGTCCCCatcggcgaggccggcgactACGGAGGCTGGTTCTGCCCGTGCCACGGCTCGCACTACGACATCTCGGGCCGTATCCGCAAGGGCCCCGCCCCTCTCAACCTCGAGATCCCCGAGTACGCattcgacgacgactcggagaaGATTGTCGTCGGTTAAGCGGGAGAGAGCcaggccacgacgacgagccagttAGATATATGCACCAATatgggtgggcgggggaaaaggccagcgagcggcgagtaGGTATACTCGTTGTATAGAGCTGGCAGAATGTGACAACATCGAGCACGGCGGGTacgcgagcacgacgagcgcagcgagtcgTGTGAGGGGTGGGGTGAGGTGGGGAGTGTCCAGGAAGATGGAGATGAAGACTGCTACTCACTCTGCGATCTGCTGCCCAATGTCTGACGGAAAGACGCCCACGAACTTTGGCGCCACGGTCAAGAACGCCACGAGACGACGAACACGCAAACGACTGTGGCCAGAGTGGCCGGGCCACACTAAGTGCACCACACCTACTCCATACACTTGGTCTCTGCTTACagcccccaccaccctcgcccACTCGCGAGCTCGTAGACTCGTAAACTCCCGGAATGCAATACATGCGATCGATGCAATGAGCAGTGCTGCTGAAACTACGGACGGTGTGCCATGAGCCGAGCTGCCGTACAATTACTttggcgcgacgccgcccgccgactgTGCGCTCGtctcgagcttcttggcggcCTGCTTGAGCACCGggtcctcgagctggccggCCAGCGCGGGCAGCACGTGCAGGTAGAAGGCGCGTTGTGCGGCCGCCGACCCGAGGTGGGTGaagacgccgccgaggatggcctcgacggTCAGGCCGCGGATCTTGCGTGCGCCgccctggcggcggccttcgTCCTGCGCAGGCGTCAGTCGTGTATTCTGCAGACACTGGggcggctcgacgcgacTCACAACAACACGGTCCCATCGCATCACGTTGTCCAGGCCCCACCTGTTGCCGACCgtcttgccgagctcggtggGGTGGATGAGGTCCTCGAGACGcccctcgagcgcctcggcggcgaagaacgggctcgcgcgcgcggcgctcgacgacggcagcgccgaGTGGACAAACATGCCCGTGTAGGCCTGgagtgcgcggcggccgaggaacGACAGCCGCTCGTTGTGGCTTGCCTGGCTCTGGGCAATCTCGTCGGGCGTGtagggcggcgcgtgggcgaTGCGGTGCGCGAAGCGGTAGCTCTTGTGCGTGAGGAtctggagcgcgagcgctggcgggaacgccgcgctcggcggcagcgtgaGCAGGTCGGACAGGTACGCCTGCGCCTttgccggcgtcgtctcgACCGCGTGCCGGCGGTAGGTGGAgcgggggaggtgggggaggggagcggtggagggggaggagagcgGCGCAGAGGGCTCGGAcacctcggcggctgcggcggccgagtAGAGGCGGGCTGTTtgagggagcgagcgagcgagtgggcgGGGTAGATCGATGGGTAGGATGATCGACAGATGGGGTAGAGCGATGGATCGGGAACGGAGTCAAGGGGAGACTAGGTCAGCAGGAATACCAGGTCACGAGAACACGCCCAACCCACCCTCTGGTCTCCgtgtcgcggcgcgcacggcgcggctGGCCGAAGCGACTGTCCTCGAGGTGGACATGGGTGttggcggggcgggggtgaggggtgaggaggaggggtgggtgtgtAGGTCGTCAAGGGCCGTTAAAGCGCTCGTCGATGCGCGTGCACGTGTCCAGTGGTCCCGAACGTGCtgttcctcgtcgccgtcgtggtgTGCGTGCTGCTTGCCGCTGCTTGTTGGTGGTCGTATGCCACTGTTTGAAGCTTCCAAAAGTCGGAGAGGACGAACTCTGAACAGGGACTCtgcaggcgacggcggtaTAATCCGGGGTTAAAAAAACGGTGGCGCCCAATAGGGCGGGCGAGTGGCGGCAGACGAGATGCAGTGGACATTACAACGATGATGCTACAATGCATAGAGGATAGATGCTAGTGCTACATGCATGGGGAGGGGGCAGGGGAAGCGAGAAGGCAGTGACAGTTATGCAAAACTCCACACACGCatcacctcgacgccggcgtcatcGGCTAGGGCCACAATCTTCTGCTCGTCAAATGCCAGCTGTCGGATCGCGGGGCGGAGATCACTGGGGGCAACAGATGGCGCGGGGTGGAGCGAGGCCGGTGGGGTAGCGAGGAAGAGCtgtcgcgcggcggtggagatGGCTgcagggtgggggagggcagAGGGGGAGTCTGGCTCCGAGTCGTCCGAGTCCGTGTCGGTGtccggcgaggaggggtgaCCAGCCGGCgggtcgacacggcgccgcccgccaggcTGGACCTCGACGAACCCGATCGTCCGGCCCACCTTGGCGCCCTCTTCGTCGCCTTCCCCCTCGTCCAGCTCCCATACGAGCACGCGGCCGTCACGTCCTCCTGACACACAGCGCCCGGACGCGAGTGAGACGGACGTGACGGAAACGGTtggcgcgaggagggtcTGCGCGTGGACGATTGGCGGCGGGTCTTCTCCCGCCTTGGTATGCGGCGTGGGGAGCGAGTACACGTGAATGACGCTATCGCTCCCCCCAGCGAGGACGCACCACCGgccgtcggtgccgacgccgactgcctctccgcgcacgccgacgagcgggctCAACCGGCGCGGCCAGGCGTCGTGTggcgccccgccgccgacccggTAGCACTCCCCGCGGTGGATCGCGGCACCGGAAGGCGACAAGCTGATGCCCAATTCCTGCACCGCGACGGTCCAGGACGACGGGTAGATCGGCGTCGAGTacgtcagcgccgcgcggaAGCGGCCAggcttggcgtcgacagGGGGGAAGAGTGACAGCGCTGCCGGATGGAAAGAGACCTCCGAGTGCAGCGAGCGGAGCAATGTAGGTTTCGTGTCGGACAGGAGGTAGACCGACAGGTGGAAGTGCACTGTGCAGGTTATGAGCACGGGGTAGTTtagcgcggcgaggatgacggGGTCCGCTCCGGCCGGTGAGCCGCGACGGTGTGGCCGCGCTCGggtcgtcgacaccgacTCGCGCCCCCAGACGAGTCGCCCGTCGACCAGGCGGAGCCGCACGATCGCGAACCCACCCGACGCGTAGAATATTGCCAGTCGGGCGGggagcgcgccgtcctccGCCTGGACGACGGCCTGGTCGGCACAGATCGCCGTAACGTTGTCTGGCCGGCTGGGTGACGAccagcccggcggcggcggaacGATGCCaagcgagggcggcgcggcgtcaccCCTCTGAGGTATTTCGCCTTTCTGCGCCGCGTAGACGTGTACCAATGGCGAACTTGGGCTCGAGGTGCAGATGAAGGCCGGGAACAGCGCGAGGTGATGTGGCGTGTACGGCAGTTGCGGTGGCGGGTCGTCTTCCTCAGGCTGGTCGGCTGCCCGCGAGACAGGCGAAGGGGGGAGGgacacgctcgcctcggACCGTGCGTTGCCATTCGACCTGGTGTCAGCTAGTACTCAACACCGGTCAGCTCACCAGTTGGTCCCTAACCGCATCATGGCCTTCCAGTCGATCCCGTCGTTACGCACGACGTGTTCAGTCGCCAAGCTCTCCCGGGTCAGAGCGCCCCGTGCGCTCCCTTTCCccgacgagacgagggcAATGTCCAAGGCCGGGGACGcaggcgacagcggcggcgggaatgcgcgcgacggcagccgcgcgacgggccgcagcggggtcgacgcgcccgaggGGCGCGTGTATACTAGGCGCGAGTGGTGCGGGTGGGGGTATCGGTCTGGGAGTCGCGTGTCAGCTGAAGTCTGGGGTGAACTCAGCTCACCGAGGTACAGCCGCTTCCACAATTGCGGGTCGagcgccatcctcgcccagTGCCGGCTCACGCCCTGCGCgctggcgagctcgcgcgcgtcgaggaagcCCAAGACGCGGAGGaagagctcgtcgaggacgaagaGCGCGGGCATGGCCGTGTTGGCGGCATGCCCCCTGTTCCTCATCGGTGACGGCGACCGTCTCCGCTTGCTGCCCGGCATGGTGTGCTGTCAATGTCGTCGCGATGCGATGGTCACATTGTCAATGCGCTGACCagaccacctccaccatgTATGACGCGTTCGCCACCCAGCCGGTGCCACACCCCCGGGGATAGCGGCGTCAACTGGATTTGGTTCCGTCGAAAGGGCGTAGCGGGAGTAAATTGGCTCGAACAGTGGTAGGGGCAATTTGGCTGGCCAGTTGCCTCCGCGTGCAGCACCCCcagcctggctggctggctgtccCTCGCTCCGCCTGGTCGCCCACCGCCTGGCGCCGCTCGCTACGTTACATTCGCCTCGTCTCTCATCCTCTATCCGACAAGCAAAAATGTTAGTAGccccagcgacgacaacgacgacatcgacgacgacaacatgGACATCGTGCTGACGCCCACAGGCCTCCCCAGGTGAAGTCCAAGGCCCAGAAGGCCCTTGCCGCTCAGGCCGGTTCCAAGGCCGGGTGAGTAGTTTCGTCGACAGACTCGAGGTtcggcaggcaggcagcgacgacacggacgacagcgaggagggggagagggaggatggcgacgaggatgcgcgGGCGATGCGCGAGAGGGAGAAGAGGATGCTGTCGTCACGTCGTCTGCCTCTATGCCGcttgccgcctgccgcctcgaGAATCTTCAATCGAGCTTCTTCTGACACTTCACAGTAAGAAGAAAAAGTGGTCCAAGGGCAAGGTTAAGGACAAGGCCAACAACGCCGTTGCCCTCGACAAGCAGACCTAGTGAGTGGGCGAGCGTGGACATGGTCGACATTTTTTTTGCCCTGCTAACAGCCTTTCAGCGACCGTATCCTCAAGGAGGTCCCGACCTACAAGCTCATCTCGCAGTCGGTCCTCATTGACCGCATGAAGGTCAACGGttcgctcgcccgccgcgccatcgccttcctcgagaaggagggccACATCAAGcgcgtcgtccaccaccacgcccagcTCATCTACAcccgcgccaccgccggcaaGGAGTAAACGTTACCAACCTACGACTACGAATCGTTATGGCAGCGGGCTCGCACACGACCATGTGGCGAGTGCAGGGCATGTAGGATTATGGACAGCTTGCATCAGAGCTTCACTGGGACCTGGGACGGGGTTGGGGGCTGGGTGGGACATTGGAGATGGGCCTGGGAATGGAGACAGACTCACCACTAACGCTGCCTGCTGGGATGGGGCGTAGAGGGGGGACCTCTTTCCGCCGTCGGACTGGACCACCTGCATGGAGCCATGAGGCTGTGCTGCTTTGCAGAACTGGTTCACCTTCCATCAAGCATGATTTTGCTTTTTGCTTCTCGGACCTATGTCGTGTGCATGATCGTCCTTTGCTGCGCGGTACCTACAAGCGGTGTCCAGTGTCTTATCTctgcacgcgctcctcgcaCTGCCCGACGCCGCAATCTCGTGGCTCGTGGACACACTGAAACACATTGGCAGACCCACAGCCTCGTCCAATGCAATGCAATACATGCTCAATGCTGATCATATGCTGTGTCCGCCCACTGACTATCCTCTCACGCCGCTCACCTTCGGCCTTGAGGCGAGATACTGCCACacttcctcgccgacatgctTCATCGCttcgcgcacctcgtcgccctcggcgctgcTCTGCACCATCACTGGCCGGCCGGCATCGCCTCCGTCGCTCACTGACGTGACGAGTGGCACTTTGCCTGCGGGGTTAGCTTGAGGACCTGCAACTGCAGCTGTACCCACCAAGCACATCCAGGCCAAGCTCACTGGCCGCCGCGGTAAACTTGTCCGAGCTCCCAAACAACTCGTGTGGCGTGTCGCACGAGCCGCACTTAAAGTGCGACATGTTCAACAGGAGGCCGATAATCTGTGGCGCCGAGTCAGCGGCTTCGCTCGCCTGCAGCCCGCCTCCGTACTTACCGGCACGCCAACTTTCTGGAACATGGCGACTCCCTTGCGCGCATCGATAAGCGCAACATCCTGCGGCGTGGAGACGATGACGGCgcctggggtgtcagctgctgcATGCGCCAAGAGAATTCAGCAGACTcaccatcaacaacaaccagcTGTCCCAGACTGAGCTGCACGTCGCCCGTGCCAGGTGGCATGTCAatgacgagcgcgtcgaggtcgccgccctGCGACCAGTCGACATCGAAGAGTAGCTGCTGGACAGCCTTCTGCACCATGAGACCACGCCAAACAACCGGCGTGTTGGGGTCTGGGGCTGCGGCGTTAGTCTCTCACAAAGCAGGCAACGCACGCAGCAGGTATCCGATGGACATGGTCTTGACGCCGTGGTTTTGCAGCGGAACGAGCTTGTTTGCTAGGGATCCAGGTCAGCATGCAACTGAATCTCAATCTCCGAAGCAGACGGCGTCTAGCACGAGACACTCACTGTCGCTCAACTCTGGTTCTCCGGCACGATCGAGACCCATGAGAAGGGGTACGCTTGGTCCAAAGATGTCGAGATCCAGCAGCCCGAtgcgcgccgggcggccgagggctTCGGGCGATGTCTTGgccagggcgagggcgagattCGCTGCATGCACAGTCAGTGGACATGCTCCACCGGACGGAGGGACATCTTGCATGTGATGTGATGTGatggtggaggaggcggtcACGTACCTGCAACAGTGCTCTTGCCGACTCCGCCTTTTccggacgcgacgacgacgacatggttTACACCGCGAATACCGCTCTTTTGCGGTGGCCCAGGTGCGCGACGGGGAATCTTTGGCGCTGGGTTTGCCTCGCGCTTAGGGATGCCCTGTTGTTGACGTTAGTGTTTGCGAAGAATGCGGAGTTGCGAGCTGCGTGCTGCGAGGCGTACCAACGGGTTCTCGTGGAGATGTCTCGCAGAGGAATGCAGCTGTCGCAACAACTGCGATGAGGCTGATGTCGGGTTAATCGGGGCGGCTGTGGTGGTCCTGGTGCGTCCATGGCGCAGCGCTAAAGAGGTGCTGAAGCCCGTGGCTAGCGGTGCCGAGAGCGTGtgctgggcgcggcgggcaacgAGCGTCGAGAGCGCTGTTGTGCGCTGCTGCAGAGCTGCGTGCATCTTTGCGTTTctggggggaggcggagcgggcgaGAGGAAGCCAGCAAGGACAATGGGGAGATGGACAAGGGGTTGGTGATGCGGGGTTCAAAACGGTTGAATAAGTAGACAAGTCGTTGTGCTCATCCGCGGCGGCTTCCCTTATCCCTCTCCCTATCCGCActcccaccaccaaccaccaccaccaccgacccCACCCCCCTTGCACCATCTCTcacatctctctctctcacttCTCTCATTCCACTCTTTCTTTTCCTATCTCACTTCACTCTTGTAGCCACTTCGAAAgggccttgtcctcgtgcTTACCGCCGACTGCACCTAGAGCAGCTCCCCACGGCAGCAGTAGCACAGGCAGACCACCATCAACGCCACGTGTAGCGGCGTCACCttccgcacgcacgccgcgcgccgcacacaccacacacaatGAGCTCAAGACCCCCGCTGACGGCAACCCGTCCAGCGCCGCAAATGGGAACCCCCAGGCgaccaggcggcgcgcgtccaAATCCATCACAggcagcggccgcagcagcagctgcatcTGCATCGGCAGCCCCTGGaggtacgccgccgccgccggtaaCGCCATCACACCGACAGGACTCGGGTTCCGGGTCTGGCTCTGGCAGTGGgtctggctcgtcgaccccaTCGGCCACTCCAAACCCCAGCTATACCTACGCGCCCTCTCCCTCTTCCTTCCCCACGCGTGCAGGCCCACAACCACCAAAGCTTAGCATCCCGTCTGGCAATGTCCGTGAGTAGGAGCAGCATCGTCCTAATTGCCGTACATGCTAACCCCAAAGCCGGCATCAACGTGGACCAAGCAGGTATTGGTGGCTGGcaccagccgccgccggcgctgccgtcACTGGCGATGAAGCCGCGATCtgggtcctcgtcgttggcgccTGGCGCGTCATCACGACCAAGACTGACTCTGTCGCCTGCACTCCCGCCGCAAAGGCCGCAGACGGCGCCCCAGCTTCCGACACTGGCCACGGGACCAAGTCTACGGCCAAGTCTGACCCTTGACCCGAGTGTGCCCCCGGCGCAGTTCGCACCgggcgctcctcctcgagcggcaCCACGACCGGGCGGGTTAAAGCTCCAGCTTGCGATCCCAACTGGGagcggaggcgggggcgcggcATTCATGGCCAACGACTACCCAGAAGAACGGACACCTGTGCCTGGAGAGGACCGCGACGCGACGGTTCATGCGCACAACCCGAGGCATGAGCCAGGATACTCGGCCTATGGCGGTGGATATGGCGGgtacggcggcgacaacgacgggcAGGGCCTGCAATGTGCGGAGGAGGCCGGGTTCCAGATTGAGGACATTCGTCAAGCCGTGTCTCGCATGGGCAGGCGCGATACCAGCCCGGCACCCAGTGCgggccgctcgcgcgcgggctcTGCGGCCGGATCATTCTACGACCAGCCGCGCTCTGGGTCGCGCACGGCGAGCCGGAGCGactcgcgcagcagcctgGTGGACATGGACCTGTCAACGTTGCGTGCCCTGTCGATTTCAACTCCCACCCGCGACTTGGAGAACGGCGCAAGCCGGCCCACATCTCTGCACGAGCAGGCCGTCTGCGATGAGCCCGCGGTCTGGATCGACCCGAatgtcgagcccgagctcaGGCTCATCCGTCACTTGGGCGaaggcgctggcggcgccgttgatctcgtcgtcgaggcacGTTCCGGCAAGGTcatggcgaggaaggtgggtcatgtgctcggcgagctgtgCTGATTCATCCTCCAGGTTATTACCCGCTCGCCCAACCCCAACATGCACCGTCAGCTCATGCGCGAGCTCCAGTTTGCATCGGAACGATCGCCGTACATTGTGGAGCACTATGGCGCgttcctcgccgagcgtgaCACGCAAATCTGCATCCTGATGGAGTACTGCGAGgccggctcgctcgactACCTCATTGGCAGGATGAAGGAGACGGGCTTGCTTGCTTCGGAGCACGTCCTGGGACGCATCGCGTCTTCTGTGCTTCGCGGCCTCGACTACCTGCACGAGCGACACATTATCCACCGAGACATCAAACCTAGCAACATTCTCATTACGCGCAACGGACTGGTCAAGCTCTGCGACTTTGGCGTggccggcgagctggtcgactcGCACGCTGGCACCTTTACGGGCACTTCATTCTACATGGCGCCTGAGCGTATCCAAGGCCAGAACTACTCGATCAAGGCCGACGTGTGGTCGCTCGGTCTGACGCTGCACGAGGTGGCGCACCTGCGGTTCCCATTCCCTCCCGAGGGCGAGCCACAGAACGTCGCACCGATCGAGCTGCTCAGCTACATTGTCACGGCGCCGGTCCCTGCAATGGTCGACAACCCGGCCACTGGTCGCCAGCCGTGGTCTCCTGAGATCCGCGACTTTATTGCGCAGTGGTGAGcacgctggctggctgcgagGATTGCCGAGTGATTATGCTGACCAGTTACAGTCTGATCCGATCGGGCACTGAGCGCCCCTACCCCCGCCAGTTACTCCAGCATCCCTTCATCATTGGGTCGGAACACAAGAATGTCAATATGGCCAGATGGGTCGAGAGGCTCGTGCCGTCGCTCAACAACCCGCCTGTCGCATAAATGCCTCGATAACATTACACACACTCACGAACATGGACGATGACCCCAGAACTACTGCACTCGTTGCAACTCGACGCAAACCACTTTCCACCACTTCCCATTCCACTCCACGCCCCCACTTCCCCGTCCCCTGTCCTTGCAC encodes the following:
- the IND1 gene encoding Iron-sulfur protein IND1 — its product is MHAALQQRTTALSTLVARRAQHTLSAPLATGFSTSLALRHGRTRTTTAAPINPTSASSQLLRQLHSSARHLHENPLGIPKREANPAPKIPRRAPGPPQKSGIRGVNHVVVVASGKGGVGKSTVAANLALALAKTSPEALGRPARIGLLDLDIFGPSVPLLMGLDRAGEPELSDTNKLVPLQNHGVKTMSIGYLLPPDPNTPVVWRGLMVQKAVQQLLFDVDWSQGGDLDALVIDMPPGTGDVQLSLGQLVVVDGAVIVSTPQDVALIDARKGVAMFQKVGVPIIGLLLNMSHFKCGSCDTPHELFGSSDKFTAAASELGLDVLGKVPLVTSVSDGGDAGRPVMVQSSAEGDEVREAMKHVGEEVWQYLASRPKVSGVRG
- the rps25 gene encoding 40S ribosomal protein S25 is translated as MPPQVKSKAQKALAAQAGSKAGKKKKWSKGKVKDKANNAVALDKQTYDRILKEVPTYKLISQSVLIDRMKVNGSLARRAIAFLEKEGHIKRVVHHHAQLIYTRATAGKE
- the NCU06606 gene encoding Cytochrome b-c1 complex subunit Rieske, mitochondrial, with product MALTRINLAPSVRTLASGVPAARVAFNAPSAAHHGEHHDVAGPRADAPAKFASGFSNGISAIRTSARPTGVFTARRMHTSTKALAGKHSTGVPDFSAYKTSNEGANKNVQYFMVGALGALAASGAKSTVVDILSNMAASADVLALAKIEVEMGAIPEGKNLIVKWRGKPIFIRHRTPDEIEEARSVDVKSLRDPETDEQRTQRPEWLVMVGVCTHLGCVPIGEAGDYGGWFCPCHGSHYDISGRIRKGPAPLNLEIPEYAFDDDSEKIVVG
- the MKK2 gene encoding MAP kinase kinase MKK2/SSP33, with amino-acid sequence MSSRPPLTATRPAPQMGTPRRPGGARPNPSQAAAAAAAASASAAPGGTPPPPVTPSHRQDSGSGSGSGSGSGSSTPSATPNPSYTYAPSPSSFPTRAGPQPPKLSIPSGNVPGINVDQAGIGGWHQPPPALPSLAMKPRSGSSSLAPGASSRPRLTLSPALPPQRPQTAPQLPTLATGPSLRPSLTLDPSVPPAQFAPGAPPRAAPRPGGLKLQLAIPTGSGGGGAAFMANDYPEERTPVPGEDRDATVHAHNPRHEPGYSAYGGGYGGYGGDNDGQGLQCAEEAGFQIEDIRQAVSRMGRRDTSPAPSAGRSRAGSAAGSFYDQPRSGSRTASRSDSRSSLVDMDLSTLRALSISTPTRDLENGASRPTSLHEQAVCDEPAVWIDPNVEPELRLIRHLGEGAGGAVDLVVEARSGKVMARKVITRSPNPNMHRQLMRELQFASERSPYIVEHYGAFLAERDTQICILMEYCEAGSLDYLIGRMKETGLLASEHVLGRIASSVLRGLDYLHERHIIHRDIKPSNILITRNGLVKLCDFGVAGELVDSHAGTFTGTSFYMAPERIQGQNYSIKADVWSLGLTLHEVAHLRFPFPPEGEPQNVAPIELLSYIVTAPVPAMVDNPATGRQPWSPEIRDFIAQCLIRSGTERPYPRQLLQHPFIIGSEHKNVNMARWVERLVPSLNNPPVA